The sequence AACGCTCGACAAAACATTCGGAATCGATGGCCGAGCGCTCGTGCCTGGCCCCATCAGCGCAACCCCTGGCGGTATGGCCGTGGCGCCGGATGGCAAAATCATCGTGGCCTTCGGGCACCTCTTTTATGGCGGCGCGCTGATTCGCCTCGATGCCAATGGCGCACTCGATGGCAACTTCGGCTCCGGCGGTCGCATCGATATGCCGGACTTGTATTCGCGTGCAATCCGCGTACAGGCGGACGGCAAAATCGTCGTGGTGGGCGGAGCTGCCGATCCCAAGGGCGAAAGTCCATTGCGAGTGCGCCGATTCACGGCCTCCGGCGCGCTCGATACCACCTTCGGAGCCGGCGGAACCGCAGCCATCGACGATCCACCGGGTTCGGATACCGGCGACGGGATCGCCATCGATTCGGCAGGACGCATCATCGTCGTCGGCGGGCCCTTCAATGCGGTGGTCGTTCGCCGTTTCACGCCCAATGGGGCGCTCGATACGGCATTCAATGGCACGGGCATCGCAACGGCGAACACCGTGAATACTTCGGCCTCCTTCGGGGCGAATGCAATCGCAACGCAGGACGATGGCAAGATTCTCATCGGTGCACGTTTGAATGGTGGACCGGATGGCGTGATCGTGCGCTTCGCCGCCTCGGGCGCGCTCGATACCACCTTCGACGGCGACGGCATTGCAAGCCTGGGCACGACCAATGGTGTCGACGGCGTGGCAATCGAGCCTTCCGGGCGCATCTATGCCACATCGTCCACCGCATTGGTGCGACTTACGACAACCGGCGCCCTCGATACCACGTTCGCGCCTGGAGGAGCGATGCCCCTCGGGTTTTACGCGCACGGCGTTCACGTCGCCACGGACGGGTCGGTGCACGTGACGGGTGACGACCTGTCGACCCACAGCACGGCACTCGCACGCGTGAATGCGAACGGAACGTTCGATGCAGCCTTTGGAATGGCGGGGCTCGTCGTGGCCAACATGGGAGCATCGGCGGACGGCATTTCGGCCCTCGCATTGCAACCCGACGGCAAGCTCATCGCGGCTGGGCAGGCCGTCGTGGACACTGCATTCTCCGATGGATGGGTCGCTGCGCGTTATCTGCCGACCGGCGAGCTCGATGCATCGTTTGCAACGGGCGGACGCCTGTTTTCGACGCAGCCCAAGAGCCTGCTCACGAGCAGCGTTGCAATCGATTCGACAGGCCGGTTCGTATTGACCGGGGGTTTTCTCAAGTGTGTGGTCGCCGGGTTTACGCCCGATGGCGCCGTCGACGCGAGCTTCGGAACAGCCGGCGAGCAAGTGGTCGATTATGCTGCAGGCAAAAACGGATCGTGCTCGAAGGGCGTGTTCGACGCATCGGGTCGCCTGATCGTGGTGGGCTCGGCGAACGTCGGGGCCGGCACGTTTGGCGTGGCGCGACTACAGCCCGACGGCACGTTCGATCCGACTTTCGCCGGCACGGGTGCCACGACGACGGCCGTGGGCGAGGTGAGTGGCGCAAGTGGTGCGTTTGCAATCGCCCTACAGAGTGATGGGAAGATCGTCGCTGCTGGGCGCGGCCCGACGAATTCCGGAGCTTACGGCGTCGCGGTCGCACGGTATCTCGAAAATGGGACGCTCGATACGTCCTTCGATGCCGATGGAAAACTGGCGATGGATGCCGATGGGGATCCAATCACGTCCGCCGAGGCAGCGCTCGACGTCATGCAAGCACCCGATGGCAAGTATTTGCTCGTCGGTCAAGCGGGCAAGCCCACCAATGGCAGTGCTGGCCTTGGTCTCGGGTCATTCATTGGGAACAAGGGAGAATTCGCCAAGCTGCTCGTCGTGCGACTCTTGCCGAACGGGGCGCTCGATACTTCGTTCGGCATCAATGGCGCCACGACCGCGGATTTCGGCTACCAAGCCGTCATCGGGCACGCCCTGCAGATGCGTGCGGATGGCAATCTGTACGTTGCTGGCCAGCTCTTCGATGGAACCACGTCACGCGGCTTCATCGCTCGATTGCTCGAAAACGGCACGGTCGACACGACATTTGGCGACAAGGGAATGGCATTCGTACCGACGAATGGGGCGAGCGGCCTTTCTTCGTTGGTTTCGCAGCCCGACGGCAAGCTCGTCGCGGGCGGCAGCGCATTCGTGAACCCCACGGGTTCCGACTTCGCGCTGCTCCGATTGGAATGAGCGTCGTCCTCGAAACGCTAAAGCAAGCAGACGATCGCTGGCCCGCTGCTCTTGGTGCAACGACTACGTTGGGGCTTTGACGGTGGGCAATCCATCGCGCGCAATGCATCCGACGATGCCCTTGAACGTATCCGGATCTCCATCGAAAAAGATTCGCCCCGGATCCGGCGTAAAGCGTACGTGCCACGAAAACTCGATTTGCTGCCCGTTTTCTCGCGTAAACGTGTGTTCTTCCCGGTACTTATTCATCGTGCTCACGCTCTCGGGCGTGCATTTCGTGGGAAGTGAGGATGGACCGATCGCAGTTCCTTGCCACGTGGCAAAGAACTGCTGCATTTCCAGGAGACGTTTGACAATCTGTCGCAACGCGGGATCACCGCTTTTGAAACCAGCAAGCTGTGCTCGCACCTCTTTGCACATCTCCAGCGCCGGAAATAACGTTTTCCTTTTGTCCCACAAATCTCGACCATCCTTCACGGTGATTCGTGAAAGCGAATGCAGCCAATCCGCGTGGATATCGATGTGCTCGGGTCTGCTCGCGTGCCTGAACTTTTCTTGTGACTCGACCAGATCCCCCGCCGCATCGAGTGCGTGTATGGTTATTTCCAGCCATTCCGTGTCCCAAACTGGGTCGGACAGGATGCTGACGGGAAGACCGTCCATCAGTCGCGCCGCACTGAGCGCAAGCGCTTCGCGTTTTGCGTGAAAACAGTCGACACGGTCTTCGGGATGAACTGCGACCGCGACCTCCGCAGCCGTCGGAAACAACGGGGACCGAGCTGCCAATGCTTGGAGCCACGTACGCTGCTCCTTCTCGACGTCGGGATCATTGAGCCAACGTGCAATGGGGTATTGTGCCGTCAGCTCCAGATCCGCGACATTCATGTGAAGCCGTAGGGTAGGGAGTTTACCATTCGACGTATACTGGACTCGTTGCAGCGTGCCGATGAAACGATCCATCCGAAATCGCGCTTCGTGCAGATTGGACGAGAGAGGCGTCGCGGAGAGCTCGTTGAAAAAGAGCAGGCAAGTCAATGCCCACCTCGCCGTGGTGCGATGAGCCGCCCGAGGGCCTGTTCGTATTCGTCGAAGAAGCCTTCCGGCCAATGGTCGAGACGTCCATCGGCGTCGATCTTTGGCGTCGAATACGTGTGATAAATGCTCTCCGGCGTTACACGTCGCTCGAAGTAGTGAATGCATGTCGCTTCAGGCGCAAGAATTCCGTCGAATACCGCAAGGCGCACGCCATTGAGCACGTGATCGCTATGGGTTTCCAGGACGACCTGAACGCCGGCCGCCGCAGCTCGTGCCAGCAGATTCGCCATGCGCACCTGACCGCGCGGGTGCAGATGCGCTTCGGGGTTTTCAATCACCAGCGTCGCTCCTGGCCGTGCCGAAAGTACGGCCGCGAGAATCGACAGGGTATAGGTGAGCCCAAAGCCAACGTTGGTGGCGCGGTATTCATTCGTGTTCCCGTTGGGTCCCGTAAATGAAAAACGCACCTCCATCGCGTCGATTGCCCGATGGGCCGTGACGTGCAATCGGGCTCCAGGGCTGATTTCGCCAAGCCACGCATCGACCTGATCGAGCGCCGATTCGGAAACACCGCGTTCATGCAGCAGCGTCGGTATTGCGACACGCTCCCTGCCGAACAACGACAAGAAGTAGGCGGTATGTTCGCCGCTCGATCCAAGCTGCCGCAGATGGGCCACCGAATAATCCGACATGCCGAATGAAGCACGAGGACCCACGCGCTCGGCGGCAAGATAATGAAAATTGCTCGCGAAAGGCGGCTGATTGAAAACTTCCTCGGCCGCTCGAGCTGACTCCTTCGACAAGACATCGGCTATCGCGTCATACCGGAATGCCCAGCGCGCCGTCAACCCGCCGGTCCACGTGAGTCCCAACGTGATCACGTCTTCCTCGGCGCTTTCATTCAGCGCATCGCGCCCGGTGCCAATCTGCACCAAATCACCATTGATCGCGAGCAGTCCTTGTCGCAGTAAACCTTGCTGGTGCGACTGGCGAAGCAACAAGAGAGATTGGATGAGGCTCGATTTACCGGCACCATTGAGTCCCGTGGCAAGCGTCAGCGGTCCCAAAGGAATTTTTTCGTGCTCGAAGCACTTGAAATTCCCAAGCTCGATTTCGGTAATCATTGGAGGGCCCCCTGGATGAGCTCACGAATGGTCCTGAAGCGCAACTTGACCTTGTTGCGATCGCCCGTCCCTTGAGAAAGCGCCTGCTCGAACTCGGGCACGTTCGCCAATCGTTGAACGAAATGGCTGACCAGCGTTTCGGAGCGTGTTGCGAGCACTGCGATTTCTTCGTCCGAACACGCATCCAAATTCACCGACCAGGCCTCGAACAACGCCTTGTTGATCGGACCCCGACGACCGCTCGGCATGACCTTGCGAAATGCCTTGTTCCCCAGCACGTGCGACGCGCTCGTCATGGCTCGACGGAATCTCGTGGCCAACTCCGCACGCTGCTCGGGATTCATGCGGTCGATGGCTTGCATCGCCTGATTGAGGAACGGATCGAAGTCCGTGTTGGGATAATTCTCTGCCGGCGTGAGAATGAACGCGACGAACCTCAGGACACACTCCCGATCATCCATACGATCCGAGCTCAGGGCGCCGCCCGTCGCTTCTTTGAGCTCGGTGCACTCCGCAAGCTCTTTCAAAAAGGCCCGCGACGCTCCCGGATTGATGGCATGTCGAATTTCTTGTGCAGTCAGACTCAATCCACCGGTGTTGATCCGTTTGAAGAGATTCAACTTTGCTTCGACAGGCGTCCCTTTTTCAATGATGTTGACGTCCACCTGCGTCTCTTCGATCCGCCGCTGAAGGCCTCGCGGCAGCTCGGAAAACGATTTGCCCTGCAGATCCACCAAGAACTCGAGACCCGTCAGCCTCAGTTCGCCACGGTTGACGAATCGATCCAAAGCTGTGAGGCGCTGGATGCCATCGATGACGGCCATGACATCCTCATTGATGGCATCCATGTAAAACGCGGGAAGGGGAATGCGGATGAGGATCGATTCAATCAGGCGGCTTTGCGCCGTGTCCTTCCAAAGCCCCGCTTTGCGCTGAAACCCCGGTGCGAGGTCGATTTCTCCTCGCTTTATCCGCTTGAGTATGAGGTCCAGCGTCGGAGCCCACTTGGATACGCGCAGCTTGCTCGCGTCATACGGACGGACAATCCCATCGGCGCTGGTGTCCTCGTCATCGACCC is a genomic window of Polyangiaceae bacterium containing:
- a CDS encoding DUF262 domain-containing protein, yielding MSDAARDVEDTNEEQGVDDEDTSADGIVRPYDASKLRVSKWAPTLDLILKRIKRGEIDLAPGFQRKAGLWKDTAQSRLIESILIRIPLPAFYMDAINEDVMAVIDGIQRLTALDRFVNRGELRLTGLEFLVDLQGKSFSELPRGLQRRIEETQVDVNIIEKGTPVEAKLNLFKRINTGGLSLTAQEIRHAINPGASRAFLKELAECTELKEATGGALSSDRMDDRECVLRFVAFILTPAENYPNTDFDPFLNQAMQAIDRMNPEQRAELATRFRRAMTSASHVLGNKAFRKVMPSGRRGPINKALFEAWSVNLDACSDEEIAVLATRSETLVSHFVQRLANVPEFEQALSQGTGDRNKVKLRFRTIRELIQGALQ
- a CDS encoding DUF3696 domain-containing protein; the protein is MITEIELGNFKCFEHEKIPLGPLTLATGLNGAGKSSLIQSLLLLRQSHQQGLLRQGLLAINGDLVQIGTGRDALNESAEEDVITLGLTWTGGLTARWAFRYDAIADVLSKESARAAEEVFNQPPFASNFHYLAAERVGPRASFGMSDYSVAHLRQLGSSGEHTAYFLSLFGRERVAIPTLLHERGVSESALDQVDAWLGEISPGARLHVTAHRAIDAMEVRFSFTGPNGNTNEYRATNVGFGLTYTLSILAAVLSARPGATLVIENPEAHLHPRGQVRMANLLARAAAAGVQVVLETHSDHVLNGVRLAVFDGILAPEATCIHYFERRVTPESIYHTYSTPKIDADGRLDHWPEGFFDEYEQALGRLIAPRRGGH